The Deferribacter desulfuricans SSM1 genome contains a region encoding:
- a CDS encoding DUF6088 family protein codes for MTRIRDYIKTIPEGTVFTINDVKRFNRNINVNSLATTLSKLAKEGYLKRIGRGKYYRPKNSYLGELPVTWQKVAELYLYDSGYRKRYIGYITGLALYNHYKLSTQVPSELTIATKKRKSKTTLMLSNGMRLSLIPLEFPIRTKDDIRALQYLDLLKYLKQAIDVKPENVIRFLQNELNESSPKFIKKIIGYSLKYSPFVRALLGVILDNTKYRQYASYIKDNLNPLTKFKINFNTNLTNLKKWNIIKT; via the coding sequence ATGACAAGAATAAGAGATTATATAAAAACAATACCAGAAGGTACTGTATTTACAATAAACGATGTAAAACGCTTCAATAGAAATATTAATGTTAATAGCTTAGCAACTACATTAAGTAAATTAGCTAAGGAAGGATATTTAAAAAGAATTGGTAGAGGAAAGTATTATAGACCAAAAAATAGTTATTTAGGTGAACTTCCTGTTACATGGCAAAAAGTAGCAGAATTATATTTATATGATAGTGGTTACCGTAAACGCTACATAGGCTACATTACCGGTTTAGCATTATATAATCATTATAAGCTTTCTACACAGGTTCCATCAGAACTTACAATTGCAACTAAAAAAAGAAAATCCAAAACAACACTTATGTTATCTAATGGAATGAGATTATCACTAATTCCACTTGAATTTCCAATTAGAACTAAAGATGATATTAGAGCATTACAATATTTGGACCTACTAAAATATCTTAAGCAAGCGATAGATGTAAAACCAGAAAATGTAATTCGATTTTTACAAAATGAATTAAATGAAAGCTCGCCAAAATTTATAAAAAAAATAATCGGTTACTCTTTAAAATATAGCCCTTTTGTTAGAGCATTATTAGGTGTTATTTTAGATAACACCAAGTATAGACAATATGCTTCATATATTAAAGATAACTTAAATCCATTAACTAAATTCAAAATAAATTTTAATACAAATTTAACTAATTTAAAAAAATGGAATATAATTAAAACATAA
- a CDS encoding nucleotidyl transferase AbiEii/AbiGii toxin family protein, whose protein sequence is MNLHESREDFEILVLKTSEYLKIPIPFIERDYWLCFLLKRILNFKHLDSNNSIIADQNNVVFKGGTSLSKAYKIINRFSEDIDLAIDYNDSWSRSKIRNVISKLSKELIVPPLNKDDNPKNQAYENIRRTYVSYPKNTKDDTLREQILLEINGFARPVPKKKYSISTYIYQYIQEQLPEDIQNELVSKFSLEPFELNVLSIERTFCEKISSVAKASFKGERILQDKIRHIYDLHILLQLKDIQNLITSQKRFGELINIIKKDDKGARFTYSKTDDIAIKLWLEKPYYQAEIFYNPDSFKKLARFYENNFVKLLFKGKEDLPPIIDIIESLTVIRDALKNL, encoded by the coding sequence ATGAATCTACATGAAAGTAGAGAAGATTTTGAAATACTTGTACTTAAAACTTCTGAATACCTTAAAATACCTATACCTTTTATTGAGCGTGATTATTGGTTATGTTTTTTATTAAAAAGAATTCTAAATTTTAAGCACTTAGATTCTAATAATAGTATTATAGCAGATCAAAATAATGTTGTATTTAAAGGTGGAACCTCTTTGAGTAAAGCATACAAAATTATCAATAGATTCTCCGAAGATATTGATCTTGCTATCGATTATAATGATAGTTGGTCTCGTAGTAAAATAAGAAATGTAATCTCTAAACTTTCTAAGGAACTAATCGTACCACCATTAAATAAAGATGATAATCCTAAAAACCAAGCTTATGAAAATATAAGAAGAACATATGTTTCATATCCAAAAAATACTAAAGATGATACTTTAAGAGAACAAATATTATTAGAAATAAATGGTTTTGCTCGTCCAGTACCTAAGAAAAAATATTCAATATCTACTTACATATACCAATACATACAAGAACAGTTACCAGAAGATATACAAAATGAACTTGTTTCTAAGTTTTCACTTGAACCTTTTGAATTAAACGTATTATCCATAGAAAGAACTTTTTGTGAAAAAATCAGTTCTGTTGCTAAAGCTTCCTTTAAAGGAGAAAGAATTTTACAAGACAAAATTAGACATATATATGATTTACATATATTACTACAATTAAAAGATATCCAAAATCTTATAACTAGTCAAAAAAGGTTTGGAGAACTTATTAATATAATAAAAAAAGATGATAAAGGAGCAAGATTCACATACAGCAAAACAGATGATATCGCTATAAAACTATGGTTAGAAAAACCTTATTACCAAGCTGAGATATTTTATAACCCTGATTCATTCAAAAAATTAGCCAGATTTTATGAAAATAATTTTGTAAAACTACTCTTTAAAGGTAAAGAAGATTTACCACCTATAATTGATATTATAGAAAGTTTAACTGTAATAAGAGATGCTCTTAAAAATCTTTAG
- a CDS encoding type II secretion system protein, with translation MRKANLNNHGFTLIELMITMTIFTIMLSYASLSFIQKRHTVGADKTAQEINMIQAAAKKYYMDYYQTNSTGDYPSSLSDLQNNNYLGTNFPSNNPFGYSYSCSKIDTGTNKLFQIETRVPTPDVARQIASKVPGAQYVTLSGNPYVRVTINPPGTEASLDNLLHRDAASTNEQRTMYGNLLLANGVTLEDLDASKNPTGYQIDPDGVNILNDFQSGGTGGNGVLYVSSVNKKVGINTGGLTNAQEALHVVGNVKVNRDGDSTLNDEYFQVTVTNTDTKLFTDRNKLYIGGTANNILTVDTTNNRVGINNTNPNYTVDVTGNIKWGTDPNSKGLLSTDQGASLELGGTGTPYIDFANDGTTDYDVRIQLTGDDELSINGGQLNLAYNRTRISRFDGSNTHWFRYSQTNDSDLMFGIHRNAANDYDLYLKGGHSYRTNSVNITFGRAANGSVLNLKKGLIMQQSVVRDSQTVAKPNCPNGTNPYIFVTPASINTNGYPITGISAYAVSVSSSYWRVYVRAWYWNGNSTNNLSTNNTAIVETRCL, from the coding sequence ATGCGAAAAGCAAATCTTAATAATCATGGTTTTACATTAATAGAATTAATGATTACAATGACTATATTCACTATTATGTTAAGTTATGCATCATTATCCTTTATACAGAAAAGGCATACTGTAGGTGCTGATAAAACAGCACAGGAAATTAATATGATTCAAGCAGCAGCAAAAAAATATTATATGGATTATTATCAGACAAATAGTACAGGTGATTATCCTTCGAGTTTATCTGATTTGCAGAATAATAATTATTTAGGTACAAATTTTCCAAGTAATAACCCTTTTGGTTATTCTTATAGTTGTTCAAAAATAGATACGGGGACCAATAAACTATTTCAAATAGAAACAAGAGTACCAACTCCTGATGTAGCAAGACAAATTGCATCTAAAGTACCGGGTGCACAATATGTAACATTAAGTGGTAATCCCTATGTTAGAGTTACAATTAATCCACCAGGTACAGAAGCTTCTTTAGACAATTTACTTCATAGGGATGCGGCTTCAACTAACGAACAAAGAACAATGTATGGAAACTTATTATTAGCTAATGGTGTTACTTTGGAAGATTTGGATGCATCAAAAAATCCAACCGGTTATCAAATTGATCCCGATGGTGTTAATATACTAAATGATTTTCAATCAGGTGGAACAGGTGGTAATGGTGTTTTATATGTAAGTTCTGTAAATAAAAAAGTTGGTATCAATACTGGTGGTTTAACTAATGCTCAAGAAGCTTTACATGTAGTAGGTAATGTAAAAGTAAATAGAGATGGTGATTCAACATTAAATGATGAGTATTTTCAGGTAACGGTAACTAATACTGATACTAAATTATTTACTGACAGAAATAAATTATATATAGGTGGAACTGCTAATAATATTTTAACTGTAGATACTACTAATAATAGAGTTGGCATTAATAATACAAACCCAAACTATACAGTAGATGTAACTGGAAATATTAAATGGGGAACTGATCCAAATAGTAAAGGTTTATTATCTACAGATCAAGGTGCATCACTTGAATTAGGAGGTACAGGAACCCCTTATATTGATTTTGCAAATGATGGAACTACTGATTATGATGTTAGGATTCAGTTAACTGGTGATGACGAATTGTCAATTAATGGAGGACAATTAAATTTAGCATATAACAGAACAAGGATTTCAAGATTTGATGGTTCTAATACTCATTGGTTTAGGTATAGTCAAACTAATGATAGCGATTTAATGTTTGGTATTCATAGAAATGCCGCAAACGATTATGATTTATATTTAAAAGGTGGACATAGTTACAGAACTAATTCTGTAAATATTACATTTGGTCGAGCTGCTAATGGGAGTGTTTTAAATTTAAAGAAAGGACTTATAATGCAACAATCTGTTGTTAGAGATAGTCAAACAGTAGCTAAACCAAATTGTCCTAACGGAACTAATCCATATATTTTTGTTACTCCTGCATCTATTAATACAAACGGATATCCAATTACTGGAATTTCTGCATATGCTGTAAGTGTATCATCAAGTTATTGGAGAGTTTATGTCCGTGCATGGTATTGGAATGGTAATAGTACAAACAACTTATCTACAAATAATACTGCTATAGTAGAAACTAGATGTTTATAA
- a CDS encoding radical SAM protein — protein MRIVYEVTRRCNLQCKYCYEGFKGTKPLNKERLLDPDDFVKFVYELLINNEPVLIQFHGGEPLLEYKHIKEIITRIRQLSIYEKYKSKIEFTIVTNGIFLDEEKIKWFKENDLIKYCISHDIVSNITQEMRHNILDKNWLFNKLDILLKHKTLPEISYVITKKHIELGPKNFIQELVVLFKYVKEKHNYMFTTFNLTPVDPIPYLYFYNIGIYNDEDILWFQNNMFINYDEFFEFYFKSLQIMQQNYIDLIDPRYQNNILLLERNSNLVLQNYYNCNTNFIDSGIPCKMGTELLAVTPNGDIYPCTKIIDLLHNFKELKDIFLLGNIKSFNFKNYNQQLIKFKEKILNNLYYHNIPCHFFCEKSETCSYCIVHNYMLYNYFDSYIGNFKCIFNNKIHRTVNTFKERYNL, from the coding sequence ATGCGTATAGTATATGAAGTAACAAGAAGATGTAATTTACAATGTAAATATTGTTATGAAGGTTTTAAAGGTACAAAACCTTTAAATAAAGAACGGTTATTAGATCCTGATGATTTTGTTAAATTTGTTTACGAATTACTTATTAATAATGAACCAGTATTAATACAATTTCATGGTGGTGAGCCTTTATTAGAATATAAACATATAAAAGAAATAATTACTAGAATAAGACAATTATCTATTTATGAAAAATACAAATCTAAGATAGAATTTACTATTGTTACAAATGGTATTTTTTTAGATGAAGAAAAAATAAAATGGTTTAAAGAAAATGATTTAATTAAATATTGTATAAGTCATGATATTGTATCAAATATAACTCAAGAAATGAGACATAATATACTCGACAAAAACTGGTTATTTAATAAATTAGATATTTTATTAAAACACAAAACATTACCGGAAATAAGCTATGTAATAACCAAAAAACATATAGAATTAGGACCAAAAAATTTTATTCAAGAATTAGTTGTTTTATTTAAATACGTAAAAGAAAAACATAATTATATGTTTACAACTTTTAATTTAACCCCAGTAGATCCTATTCCATATTTGTATTTTTATAATATTGGAATTTATAACGATGAAGATATTTTATGGTTTCAAAATAATATGTTTATTAATTATGATGAATTTTTTGAATTCTATTTTAAAAGTCTCCAAATAATGCAGCAAAATTATATTGATTTAATAGATCCAAGGTATCAGAATAATATTCTGTTATTAGAAAGAAATTCTAATTTAGTACTACAAAATTATTATAATTGTAATACTAATTTTATTGACTCAGGTATTCCTTGTAAAATGGGTACTGAATTATTAGCTGTTACACCTAATGGAGATATATATCCTTGTACAAAAATAATAGATTTATTACATAATTTTAAAGAATTAAAAGATATATTTTTATTAGGTAATATAAAAAGTTTTAATTTTAAAAACTATAATCAACAATTAATTAAATTTAAAGAAAAAATTTTGAATAACCTTTATTACCACAATATACCATGTCATTTCTTTTGTGAAAAGAGTGAAACTTGTTCGTACTGTATTGTTCATAATTATATGTTATACAATTATTTTGATTCTTACATAGGAAATTTCAAATGCATATTTAATAATAAAATCCATCGAACCGTGAATACATTTAAAGAGAGGTATAACTTATGA
- a CDS encoding radical SAM protein: MRINLLTTTKCNFKCKYCFARADTHNKYFDQADKWNIDLKKLTRFFQDILDFQHHVIRLQYYGGEPILRLDKMIEIAKHIHNKINKTSYSYHSKPNVFFGVITNGTYLTAENIESLVYYGIKFNISFDFVEEISKYNRDESVSIKHLKEIVKNYKKAIHKHYPFLDKYPEFYQKKLMSLTIQTVTTKKHIKLGASTLLDRYRELLKKIDNENPDPKYKGLIHFNVKILDTEPIIKDYYQGKISFKEYKEFLDNILVTPDEFENYYRDCLTYLKENDIPLYIENNFVNFLLCLFGKSSIVDNNILCSLGQNYLSILPNGDIWLCPTFAQYRSFNTDNAISKVAYVGNINDGLLYSKLFLSGELHERLNYINHNTSTCHMFCDVGDVCQSCPADYILKNNTMNSPVGSYRCSIFSKIYKVCNEFYNQLDEKTKKEYHEQALLYLFGSNEAYMPVSKYLIDISTKK, from the coding sequence ATGAGAATAAATTTATTAACAACAACTAAATGTAATTTTAAATGTAAATATTGTTTTGCTAGAGCTGATACTCATAATAAATACTTTGACCAAGCAGACAAATGGAATATTGATTTAAAAAAATTAACAAGATTTTTCCAGGATATTTTAGATTTCCAACATCATGTAATTAGATTACAATATTATGGTGGAGAACCTATATTAAGATTAGATAAAATGATTGAAATTGCTAAACATATTCATAATAAAATTAATAAAACATCTTATTCATATCACTCAAAACCAAATGTATTTTTTGGTGTTATTACAAATGGTACTTATTTAACTGCAGAGAATATAGAGTCATTAGTCTATTATGGTATTAAATTTAATATAAGTTTTGATTTTGTGGAAGAAATAAGTAAATACAACCGAGATGAATCAGTTTCAATCAAACATTTAAAAGAAATTGTTAAAAATTATAAAAAAGCAATACATAAACATTATCCTTTTTTAGATAAATATCCGGAGTTTTATCAAAAAAAATTAATGTCTTTAACAATTCAAACTGTAACAACAAAAAAACATATAAAACTTGGTGCTAGCACTTTATTAGATAGATATAGAGAACTTTTAAAAAAAATAGACAACGAAAATCCTGATCCTAAATATAAGGGGTTAATTCATTTTAATGTTAAAATATTAGATACAGAACCAATAATTAAAGACTATTATCAAGGCAAAATTTCATTTAAAGAATACAAAGAATTTTTAGATAATATATTAGTGACACCTGATGAATTTGAAAATTATTATAGAGATTGCTTAACTTATTTAAAAGAAAATGATATACCTCTTTATATTGAAAATAATTTTGTAAATTTTCTATTATGTCTGTTTGGAAAGAGTAGTATTGTAGATAATAATATACTTTGTTCTTTAGGACAAAATTATTTAAGTATTTTACCTAATGGAGATATTTGGTTATGTCCTACATTTGCTCAATACAGATCATTTAACACTGATAACGCTATAAGTAAAGTAGCGTATGTAGGTAATATTAACGATGGTTTACTATACTCTAAGCTGTTTTTATCTGGTGAACTACATGAGAGATTAAATTATATAAACCATAATACATCTACATGTCATATGTTTTGTGATGTAGGAGATGTTTGTCAAAGTTGTCCAGCTGATTATATATTAAAAAACAATACTATGAATTCACCTGTTGGTTCATATAGATGTTCAATATTTAGTAAAATATATAAAGTATGTAATGAATTTTATAATCAATTAGACGAAAAAACAAAAAAAGAATATCATGAACAAGCACTACTATATCTTTTTGGGTCTAATGAAGCTTATATGCCTGTTAGTAAATATTTAATAGATATTAGTACAAAGAAATAA
- a CDS encoding DNA polymerase: MNTNNMDIKQQNNNNSFYDKFIKPHETQTNLFCVLYNTKLLLGKPVEGKYSKKQYNVLYKRAYLFVMSLLRSYYYYRQDNVLQDYAERNLHLYLVIPSNRASDILKYSKPIYDVLHYYEISYTVLLDNQLDSFFDNIKNKKTKIKFDFVYLPQIKGAFDLNKRLLNYFDVNLEANKNRKDKKKNNIYYHFYDYSYETNFCLNDPFCQKCKLCHVFFDQHYKMELSRLKEDEELSYKPTYERYINRIKPQDYYNRFKDHNVDTNNKTTLIVNDYSFFPDAYKDTILHQDTLQGEYFLNTFNSITENRAHKSATFYLDKARLINTISATPKLFNLNTTYSINHGKNCGINVYFEVLKHKPKNILVFGPTSYKLFEKYIKKSFFDARGKSLLVKFFNTEFMLFPTISLNTIIKNRNFETVFNVDLFNFLVSSGMLFNTDYKKYFENLDKKYKNFDEKIIVRIRNLKQLSEHLSELTVFSEPFVALDIETNGLKGYSTDKHKNTITMFSITKVDPKTKQLKTYVIGYEHKDIMNQMDEKSFKLYKNNVRKLILNYLNSENIIKIFHNGTFDVSYIMNKLNISPNEIKVTRYFDTINILYLRMEEKLKGWQKLDNLAMLRSKLRTYYFYMHDYVDTLKNKLSELNSLINKFRKYDLTESQISCFLNINKTLINYYYIYRTKLDIENKNSLNDFLKYMITVFSANNYDDYYSLLGKNLDVLNHLRESGLDEVTIAKLLITTTFLNIDLLELDNYKDNLSVLYKNLINYINNFYNIDPELLNTFIPKRNLNSIIELINVYKEKNKIDTQNTTNIITLSNFHQNNFKYITFSFNDTLNEKVGYKSQMVHLFKDLFDLVSTKNNIVKIDEFDYSYINFDEQSFYAAGDTYATYEAFKLDYMNFLKRDSKSILKEYPIPLVLLNDILLPISVIQSQGIKIEPDDYEFMKINFKRSLEELLKNIYNHPDLKPYIEEFEAKYKEKFNIQSAEHLTHMFYDYLQVPDKYKTFTDKGNIQMNESAIKKIKGIDIEDESIQDKKKVEIAKYLAEKTLEYRTFSKLYSAYIQSYNKNDLIDTNYIVHPNYFTTGTVTGRMSSSEPNFQNIPKGDLPKEFQVKNIFVSRYLNSNKYFEDNDYKKPITGILLQADYSQMELRVLAMVSQDENLKNAFISGEDIHLATAKSITGMDYLSKDVDENTEITPEVKNLITKYKQYWGKEAENLTDKEILSKIAHDTEVIRKKAKTVNFGIVYGMTAAGLAERINVSLKEAEKFIEQYLNALPGVQNYIITKQTKAKEKGYVETIWNRKRNLLNAKVYLHDIEQIIKHYKDKLYSKNTPEEDKLFYNNIIYGLKQMYYVGTKSLRQSINAPIQGGASDFTFVSLICLNHAFLTLKELNIPVYNKETNQIEYIRPVLIGTVHDSIVIDIPVHTKHYIVHKVIKLVKTIMEDPLNYFINIFLPDVYKVAPDVNLTELKKELNSIRDLYLQVPLKSDVEVGYRWGILHEVKDVDVDTYDKLINVIGEYKSLKEIVESSKQENKEENKSILDEIEFTEEELDSNSSLDNNDFIQNKESSDQDEIVIDQFTL, encoded by the coding sequence ATGAATACAAATAATATGGATATTAAACAACAAAACAATAATAATAGTTTTTATGATAAATTTATTAAACCACATGAGACACAAACTAATTTATTTTGTGTACTTTACAACACTAAATTACTCTTAGGAAAACCAGTAGAAGGTAAATACAGTAAAAAACAATATAATGTATTATACAAAAGAGCTTATCTTTTTGTGATGTCTTTATTACGTAGTTATTATTACTACCGTCAAGATAATGTTTTACAGGATTATGCAGAGAGAAATCTCCATTTATATTTAGTTATACCGTCTAACAGAGCTTCTGATATACTTAAATATAGTAAACCTATTTATGATGTATTACATTATTATGAAATTTCTTATACTGTTTTGCTTGACAATCAATTAGATAGTTTTTTTGATAATATAAAAAATAAAAAAACAAAGATAAAATTTGATTTTGTTTATTTACCACAAATTAAGGGAGCATTCGATTTAAATAAAAGATTATTAAATTATTTTGATGTTAATTTAGAAGCTAATAAAAACAGAAAAGATAAAAAAAAGAATAACATTTATTATCATTTTTATGATTATTCATATGAAACAAATTTTTGTTTAAATGATCCATTTTGTCAAAAATGTAAATTATGTCATGTATTTTTTGATCAGCATTATAAAATGGAGTTATCTCGTTTAAAAGAAGATGAAGAATTAAGTTATAAACCTACATATGAAAGATATATTAATAGAATAAAACCTCAAGATTATTACAACAGATTTAAGGACCATAATGTTGATACAAATAATAAAACTACATTGATAGTTAATGATTATAGTTTCTTTCCTGATGCTTATAAGGATACAATATTACATCAAGATACATTACAAGGAGAATATTTTTTAAATACATTTAATAGTATAACAGAGAACAGAGCTCATAAATCTGCAACTTTTTACTTAGATAAAGCAAGGTTGATAAATACGATTAGTGCCACTCCTAAACTATTTAATCTTAATACTACTTATTCTATTAACCATGGTAAAAACTGTGGTATCAATGTTTATTTCGAAGTATTAAAGCATAAACCAAAAAATATATTAGTTTTTGGACCTACAAGTTATAAATTATTTGAAAAATATATTAAAAAATCTTTTTTTGATGCTCGTGGTAAAAGTTTATTAGTGAAATTCTTTAATACGGAGTTCATGTTATTCCCTACTATTAGTCTTAATACAATCATAAAAAACAGAAATTTTGAAACTGTATTTAATGTTGACTTGTTTAATTTTTTAGTTTCATCAGGTATGTTATTTAATACAGACTATAAAAAGTATTTTGAAAATTTAGATAAAAAATATAAAAATTTTGATGAAAAAATTATTGTTAGAATAAGAAACTTAAAACAGTTATCAGAACATTTAAGCGAATTGACAGTATTTTCTGAACCTTTTGTAGCGTTGGATATAGAAACTAATGGTTTAAAAGGTTATTCTACAGATAAACATAAAAATACAATTACTATGTTTTCCATTACTAAGGTAGATCCTAAAACAAAACAACTTAAAACATATGTTATTGGATATGAACATAAAGATATTATGAATCAAATGGATGAAAAATCTTTTAAATTATACAAAAACAATGTAAGAAAACTTATATTAAATTATCTAAATTCTGAAAATATTATCAAAATATTTCACAACGGTACATTCGATGTTTCTTATATAATGAATAAATTAAATATAAGTCCTAATGAGATAAAAGTTACACGTTATTTTGATACTATAAATATTTTATACCTACGAATGGAAGAAAAACTGAAAGGTTGGCAGAAATTAGATAACTTAGCAATGTTAAGAAGTAAATTACGAACTTATTACTTTTATATGCATGATTATGTAGATACATTAAAAAATAAATTATCAGAATTAAATTCACTTATTAATAAATTTAGAAAATACGATTTAACTGAATCTCAAATAAGTTGTTTCTTAAATATAAATAAAACGTTAATAAATTATTATTATATTTATCGTACTAAATTAGATATAGAAAATAAAAATTCATTAAATGATTTTTTAAAGTATATGATAACTGTTTTTTCAGCAAACAATTATGATGATTATTATAGTTTATTAGGTAAAAACTTAGATGTATTAAATCATTTAAGAGAATCAGGTTTGGATGAAGTAACTATAGCTAAATTGCTTATTACAACAACTTTTTTAAATATTGATTTGTTAGAACTTGATAACTATAAAGATAATTTATCAGTATTGTATAAAAATTTAATTAATTACATAAATAATTTTTATAATATAGATCCTGAATTATTAAATACTTTTATTCCTAAAAGAAATTTAAACAGCATTATTGAATTAATAAATGTTTATAAAGAAAAAAATAAAATAGATACACAAAATACAACAAATATAATTACATTAAGTAATTTTCATCAAAATAATTTTAAATATATAACTTTTAGTTTTAATGATACTTTAAATGAAAAAGTTGGTTATAAATCACAAATGGTTCATTTATTTAAAGATTTATTTGATTTAGTAAGTACTAAAAATAATATTGTTAAAATAGATGAGTTTGATTACAGTTATATTAATTTTGATGAACAATCCTTTTATGCTGCTGGTGATACTTATGCAACTTATGAGGCATTTAAACTTGATTATATGAATTTCCTGAAACGTGATAGTAAATCTATTTTAAAGGAATATCCTATTCCACTTGTTCTCTTAAATGATATTTTATTACCTATATCAGTTATTCAATCCCAAGGTATAAAAATAGAACCTGATGATTATGAATTTATGAAAATTAATTTTAAACGAAGCTTAGAAGAATTATTGAAAAATATTTATAATCATCCGGACTTAAAACCTTACATTGAAGAATTTGAAGCTAAATATAAAGAAAAATTTAATATACAATCTGCTGAACATTTGACTCATATGTTTTACGATTATTTACAGGTTCCAGATAAATATAAAACTTTTACTGATAAAGGTAACATTCAAATGAATGAATCTGCAATTAAAAAGATAAAAGGGATAGATATTGAAGATGAAAGTATACAGGATAAAAAGAAAGTTGAGATTGCTAAATATTTAGCTGAAAAAACACTTGAATACAGAACCTTTAGTAAATTATATTCAGCATATATACAAAGCTACAACAAAAATGATCTTATTGATACAAATTACATAGTACATCCTAATTATTTTACTACGGGTACGGTTACAGGACGTATGTCCAGTTCTGAACCTAACTTCCAAAACATTCCTAAGGGTGACCTACCAAAAGAGTTTCAGGTGAAAAATATATTTGTATCAAGATATTTAAACAGTAATAAATATTTTGAAGATAACGATTATAAGAAACCAATTACAGGTATTTTATTACAGGCAGATTATTCTCAAATGGAATTACGTGTATTAGCAATGGTAAGTCAAGATGAAAACTTAAAAAATGCATTTATTAGTGGTGAAGATATTCACTTAGCTACAGCAAAAAGTATAACTGGAATGGATTACTTATCTAAAGATGTAGATGAAAATACAGAAATTACTCCTGAAGTAAAAAACTTAATTACGAAATATAAACAATACTGGGGTAAAGAAGCGGAAAATCTTACTGATAAAGAAATATTGAGTAAAATAGCTCATGATACAGAAGTTATAAGAAAAAAAGCCAAAACAGTAAACTTTGGTATAGTTTACGGTATGACAGCAGCAGGATTAGCAGAAAGAATTAACGTATCTTTAAAAGAGGCTGAAAAGTTTATAGAGCAATATTTAAATGCGTTACCAGGTGTTCAAAATTATATTATTACCAAACAAACAAAAGCCAAAGAGAAAGGTTATGTAGAAACTATTTGGAACCGTAAAAGAAATCTATTAAATGCTAAAGTCTATCTTCATGATATAGAACAAATTATAAAGCATTATAAAGATAAACTATATTCAAAAAATACTCCTGAAGAAGATAAATTATTTTATAACAATATTATTTATGGATTAAAACAAATGTATTATGTAGGTACCAAATCATTAAGACAAAGTATTAATGCACCTATTCAAGGTGGAGCTTCAGATTTTACTTTTGTGTCTCTTATTTGTTTAAATCATGCTTTTTTAACATTAAAGGAATTAAATATTCCAGTTTATAATAAAGAAACTAATCAGATAGAATATATCAGACCTGTATTGATAGGTACTGTACATGATTCAATAGTTATAGATATTCCTGTACATACAAAACATTATATAGTTCATAAAGTAATTAAACTCGTAAAAACTATTATGGAGGACCCATTAAATTATTTTATAAATATTTTCTTACCTGATGTATATAAAGTAGCTCCTGATGTTAATTTAACAGAATTAAAAAAAGAGCTTAATTCTATTCGAGATTTATATTTACAAGTACCACTAAAATCTGACGTTGAAGTTGGTTATAGATGGGGTATTCTCCACGAAGTAAAGGATGTTGATGTAGATACATATGATAAATTAATCAATGTAATTGGTGAATATAAGAGTCTTAAAGAAATTGTTGAAAGTAGTAAACAGGAAAATAAAGAAGAAAATAAAAGTATATTAGATGAAATAGAATTTACAGAAGAAGAATTAGATAGTAATAGTAGCTTAGATAATAATGATTTTATACAAAACAAAGAGTCTTCCGATCAGGATGAAATAGTAATCGACCAGTTTACTTTATGA